One Erythrobacter aureus DNA segment encodes these proteins:
- a CDS encoding polysaccharide biosynthesis/export family protein translates to MRINRSVNRIRNAGVGLALAAALTGCATTDRSYGEAPEVEIAQLEELPEPGVENLYIIGPQATLEIEVVGAERLSGKYLTDGQGGISFPLVGLIDLNGLAPNEAADKIADVLRGAYLLNPQVRVIPEDIPLPTVSVGGQVEKPGEYAVLGRQSLLRVVNQAGGLSQYAKLDDVLILRSVGGQKYIGAYNMQAIQRGNYADPTVYPNDIVIVGDSPSRRRLDTILQFVPLLSTAAILIDRIGR, encoded by the coding sequence ATGAGGATTAATCGATCAGTGAACAGAATTAGAAATGCGGGGGTCGGTCTGGCGCTTGCCGCCGCACTCACAGGGTGTGCCACGACGGACCGGAGTTATGGGGAGGCACCCGAAGTCGAAATCGCGCAACTTGAAGAGTTGCCTGAGCCTGGCGTTGAGAATCTGTACATTATCGGCCCTCAGGCAACATTGGAAATCGAGGTTGTGGGAGCCGAGCGACTGAGCGGCAAATATCTTACGGATGGGCAAGGGGGTATCTCGTTCCCACTTGTCGGCCTCATTGACCTCAATGGACTGGCCCCAAATGAGGCGGCCGACAAGATTGCGGATGTCTTGCGCGGAGCTTATCTTCTTAATCCTCAGGTCCGTGTAATCCCCGAGGATATCCCGCTGCCGACAGTCTCGGTCGGGGGGCAAGTCGAAAAGCCTGGTGAATACGCCGTGCTGGGACGCCAATCCCTTTTGCGGGTCGTGAATCAGGCGGGTGGATTGTCGCAATATGCGAAGCTTGACGATGTTCTAATACTCAGAAGTGTTGGGGGTCAAAAATACATAGGGGCTTATAATATGCAGGCCATCCAGCGTGGTAATTACGCGGATCCGACAGTATATCCTAACGACATCGTCATCGTTGGTGATTCGCCCAGCCGCAGACGCCTCGACACTATCTTGCAGTTCGTGCCCCTGCTCTCGACTGCAGCCATCTTAATCGATCGGATTGGACGTTGA
- a CDS encoding polysaccharide biosynthesis protein: MTYNLGHLSTLSRPRKVAFQLILDAGLIVFCFLAAMTIRFESIDFLKNIEIWLPVAISSAVAIAVFWFAGLYRSLVRFVTGKILASIMKGVLAFAVSLLLLNSLLISGIPRSVPIISGLLLFLSIGGSRFVFRHIFRRPIQVTKQPVVIYGAGESGLELLNSLFHGRDYTPIAFVDDDRHLQGLTISGLPVYSPQQIPRLADGTGLEVVLLAMPSLSHTRRREIFASLESMNLEVKTIPGLSDIISGKAKISELRNVTAEDLLGRDAVTPNEKLLKRNITSKVVMVTGAGGSIGSELCRQILVQKPKTLVLFEISEFALYSIEQELSELAKHLEPNIRIVPILGSVQNAKRLNAAITAFQVETIYHAAAYKHVPLVEENVVEGIRNNVFGTLTVAKLASENNVSDFILISTDKAVRPTSVMGATKRIAELICQALAQGEHRTTFSMVRFGNVLGSSGSVIPRFRSQIEAGGPVTVTHRDINRYFMTIPEAAQLVIQAGAMAKGGDVFVLDMGEPVRIADLAVTMVKLHGLTPYFVDNPEEVAPENGDIPICFSGLRKGEKLYEELLIGNKPQGTEHPRVMTAREIAMSPEQLMPVIDRLLTACKAFDLPEIHSILKALPLDYTPLDEELSDLVWRAAKEIDPAHRQSTVMTSIG, encoded by the coding sequence ATGACTTATAACCTTGGGCATCTTTCGACCCTGAGCCGACCGCGGAAGGTTGCATTCCAGCTCATCCTCGATGCCGGACTGATCGTGTTTTGCTTCCTCGCAGCAATGACCATCCGTTTCGAAAGTATTGATTTTCTCAAAAACATCGAAATCTGGCTGCCTGTCGCGATCTCCTCCGCAGTGGCAATCGCCGTGTTTTGGTTTGCGGGCCTCTACCGTTCGCTAGTGCGTTTCGTGACAGGCAAAATACTAGCCTCGATTATGAAAGGTGTGCTCGCTTTCGCAGTGTCCCTTCTCCTCCTCAATAGCTTGCTCATCTCGGGCATTCCCAGGTCAGTGCCGATCATATCCGGACTTTTGTTGTTTCTGTCCATCGGAGGGTCACGATTTGTTTTCCGGCACATCTTTCGCAGGCCAATTCAGGTAACCAAGCAGCCCGTTGTGATTTACGGCGCGGGTGAGTCTGGCCTTGAATTGCTGAATTCGCTCTTCCACGGTCGGGACTACACCCCGATTGCGTTCGTCGATGACGATCGACATCTTCAGGGGCTCACGATAAGCGGCCTTCCGGTCTACTCCCCTCAACAAATCCCGCGCCTTGCCGATGGGACTGGACTGGAAGTCGTGCTGCTGGCCATGCCCAGCCTAAGCCACACGCGGCGCCGCGAGATCTTCGCTTCGCTTGAAAGCATGAATCTCGAGGTCAAGACCATACCGGGCCTCTCGGACATAATTAGCGGAAAGGCCAAAATCTCAGAACTGAGGAACGTGACCGCCGAGGATCTTCTCGGGCGCGACGCCGTAACGCCCAACGAAAAGCTGCTGAAGCGCAATATCACAAGCAAGGTCGTTATGGTGACGGGCGCCGGGGGCTCGATCGGCAGCGAGTTATGCCGCCAGATCCTCGTTCAAAAGCCAAAAACGCTTGTCTTATTCGAGATTTCCGAATTCGCGCTCTACTCAATAGAACAGGAGCTAAGCGAACTGGCCAAGCATCTCGAACCGAACATCAGAATTGTTCCCATTCTTGGGTCCGTCCAGAACGCAAAGAGGCTAAATGCGGCGATCACGGCATTCCAGGTTGAGACGATTTATCACGCCGCTGCATACAAACATGTACCTCTGGTCGAGGAGAACGTCGTCGAGGGAATTCGCAACAACGTGTTTGGCACATTGACAGTTGCCAAACTGGCGAGCGAGAACAACGTCAGCGACTTCATTCTGATCTCGACCGACAAAGCCGTTCGGCCAACCAGCGTGATGGGCGCTACCAAGCGAATTGCGGAGTTGATTTGTCAGGCGCTCGCCCAAGGGGAACACAGGACGACCTTCTCTATGGTGCGGTTCGGGAATGTCCTCGGGTCGTCTGGCTCGGTCATCCCGCGGTTTCGCTCACAGATCGAGGCCGGCGGCCCTGTGACCGTGACGCACCGGGATATCAACCGCTACTTCATGACGATTCCGGAAGCAGCCCAATTAGTCATTCAGGCAGGTGCAATGGCTAAGGGCGGCGATGTCTTTGTCCTCGATATGGGCGAACCGGTCAGGATCGCTGATCTTGCGGTGACAATGGTGAAGCTACACGGTCTCACGCCTTACTTTGTCGACAATCCCGAAGAAGTGGCCCCGGAGAATGGCGACATCCCGATATGCTTCTCGGGGCTTCGCAAAGGGGAGAAGCTTTACGAGGAATTGCTTATCGGGAACAAACCTCAGGGGACCGAACACCCTCGCGTCATGACAGCGCGCGAAATCGCCATGTCACCCGAGCAACTTATGCCCGTAATTGATCGTCTCTTGACGGCCTGCAAAGCCTTCGACCTTCCAGAGATTCATTCGATACTGAAGGCGCTTCCGCTCGACTACACCCCCCTTGATGAAGAACTTTCAGATCTCGTTTGGCGCGCAGCAAAGGAGATAGATCCCGCCCACCGGCAATCAACGGTCATGACCTCAATTGGATAA
- a CDS encoding GumC family protein, with protein sequence MNTLDFDAPEFAARENRGGDFAGANSAGDGSFVFDLERYWHEAFALKYWLAGIVALGLMLGVLLTLLSTPLYQASARLEVSQITVDVTNLDTLDTESKISELQYLNTQYELLLSKFMAKRVMEAGNLSRDEEFRDAFTLVDGPYLESRIEETLFANVSIDPITQSSLVDIKFSSPSPGLSARIANLWAQEFVAANYEKRFGANIEARDFLQSQIGELRERLAESEQQLVEYANANEILVLNAGGDSGSEGAGQTLVGADLQALNTALAEAVADRVSAQAAAMGGNFPVNDPRNELLTTLSESEAELAVLRSTFGPDYPQVREKQAEVSSLRSAIASGSRDLVQSARIRESELRDQVERVKQRFLGQQGQGIRYGILKREVDTNREIYDALLQRFKELEASGAGQNNIQIIDNADVPTGPYAPSLIKNLLISLVASLVFVAGMVYLKVALSQTLQDPDDVRKRLGIALLGAIPRDKQGTIIESLTERSSEINEAYTTVRTNMNFLTPKGAPEVLMFTSSVPAEGKSISSVGVATSFAQLGKRTLLIDADLRNSRLRDSLDLRDYDRGGLVPLLANQETDMASQIIHLERFGFDFLPMGRTPPNPVELLAGERFARLIEEARATYDQVLIDGAPMLALADAIEIAKVADGVVFVIEAERIKLRGIENALGRLQRSGAHIYGGIVTKVSEKNSAYGYGYGYGYGYGYGYGEDKTEGEALRARSDQ encoded by the coding sequence TTGAATACTCTTGATTTTGATGCACCCGAATTTGCGGCGCGAGAGAATCGGGGGGGCGATTTCGCTGGGGCGAATTCGGCCGGTGATGGTTCTTTTGTGTTCGATCTGGAGCGTTACTGGCATGAAGCATTCGCTCTGAAGTATTGGCTGGCGGGTATTGTGGCGCTTGGCCTAATGCTTGGCGTTCTCCTTACGTTGCTCTCTACTCCACTCTATCAAGCAAGTGCACGCCTCGAAGTCTCGCAGATCACGGTTGATGTCACGAACCTCGATACGCTTGATACCGAAAGCAAGATTTCGGAACTCCAGTATTTGAACACGCAGTATGAGCTTCTCCTTTCGAAGTTTATGGCAAAGCGCGTGATGGAGGCGGGGAATTTGAGCCGCGATGAGGAGTTTCGCGATGCCTTTACCTTAGTCGACGGGCCCTATCTCGAGTCCCGAATTGAAGAAACGCTCTTCGCCAACGTAAGTATCGATCCAATCACACAGTCGAGCCTTGTCGATATTAAATTTTCGAGTCCCAGTCCCGGTCTCTCGGCCCGAATCGCAAATCTCTGGGCGCAAGAGTTTGTAGCCGCGAATTACGAGAAACGCTTCGGAGCCAATATCGAGGCGAGGGATTTCCTCCAAAGCCAGATTGGCGAGCTGCGTGAGCGCCTGGCTGAATCCGAACAGCAACTGGTCGAATATGCAAATGCAAATGAAATTTTGGTTCTGAACGCCGGAGGCGATTCAGGATCCGAGGGGGCGGGACAGACTCTTGTTGGTGCAGACCTACAGGCGCTAAATACTGCATTGGCGGAAGCAGTCGCGGATCGCGTTAGCGCGCAAGCGGCGGCTATGGGTGGCAATTTCCCTGTCAATGATCCTCGCAACGAGCTGCTGACTACATTAAGTGAAAGCGAAGCTGAGCTCGCGGTGTTGCGCTCGACCTTTGGCCCCGATTACCCGCAAGTTCGGGAAAAACAGGCTGAAGTGAGTTCGCTGCGCTCGGCGATCGCTTCCGGCTCGCGAGACCTTGTCCAGTCTGCTAGGATAAGGGAGTCCGAATTGCGCGATCAGGTCGAGCGGGTCAAGCAGCGGTTTCTGGGTCAACAGGGGCAGGGTATACGCTACGGTATTCTCAAGCGCGAAGTCGACACCAACCGCGAAATTTACGATGCGCTCCTACAACGCTTCAAGGAGCTAGAGGCATCGGGCGCCGGCCAGAACAATATTCAGATCATCGACAATGCCGACGTGCCGACCGGACCTTATGCCCCATCGCTGATCAAGAATCTTCTGATCTCATTGGTTGCAAGCTTGGTTTTTGTGGCAGGCATGGTTTATCTTAAGGTTGCCCTGAGCCAGACCCTGCAAGATCCGGACGACGTTCGTAAGCGACTCGGTATTGCTCTGCTGGGCGCGATTCCTCGTGATAAGCAAGGTACGATCATCGAGAGCCTCACGGAGCGCTCGTCCGAGATCAACGAGGCTTATACGACTGTCAGAACAAACATGAACTTCCTGACGCCGAAAGGTGCGCCCGAAGTGCTTATGTTCACCTCGTCGGTTCCGGCAGAAGGAAAGAGCATCTCCTCTGTTGGTGTGGCGACGAGCTTCGCGCAGTTGGGCAAGCGTACCCTGCTGATCGACGCCGACCTGCGCAATTCCAGGCTTCGCGATTCGCTCGACTTGCGTGACTACGACAGGGGGGGGCTGGTACCATTGCTGGCTAACCAAGAAACTGACATGGCGTCGCAAATTATCCATCTTGAAAGGTTCGGTTTCGATTTTCTCCCGATGGGCCGTACGCCTCCTAATCCAGTGGAATTGCTGGCCGGCGAGCGCTTTGCCCGGCTCATCGAGGAAGCGCGAGCGACCTACGATCAGGTGCTAATCGACGGTGCGCCGATGCTTGCTTTGGCCGATGCGATTGAGATTGCCAAGGTCGCTGACGGCGTCGTTTTTGTGATCGAAGCGGAGCGGATCAAACTTCGCGGCATCGAGAATGCGCTTGGACGCCTTCAGCGATCGGGAGCGCATATCTATGGTGGCATCGTGACCAAGGTTAGCGAGAAGAACTCGGCATATGGTTATGGCTACGGATACGGCTATGGTTATGGTTACGGCTATGGCGAGGACAAGACGGAAGGGGAGGCTCTACGGGCTCGTTCTGACCAATGA
- a CDS encoding O-antigen ligase family protein codes for MGFDHERGKRALGLERSPTKGWVVLGLLAALVALTGGASRFDAIQIIPLRTLSALFFIPALFYISATKARDERTLLVLFACFASLVVIQLLPLPPELWHELPGRSEIFRLDAALGLEDVWRPLTMTPTRTWNVLGSLVVPAAGLLLSVAYSASTLTLLRLIAALGVLNATLSLLQIIAGSASPLYLYALTNRGGAVGVFANENHAAFFAACSMLVVAILGIRVRQLPGRTWESLAYPFAFFLIAIASLTGGSRAGFAASLGAIVISALMLIWSPGARRGHSAARSDTSWLDQHPRLILAFPVIFIGVVAGAFIALDRTPAFRDILASDSFADLRWSIWPVMAEMLGAHWVLGTGFGSFEQVYQIHEPAKLLMPQYVNQAHNDWAQLIIEGGLFAALILTTLLVWMAKAVIALSARRQTRVLAIFWISIFAILGLSSIIDYPLRTPLFQLVSIWLLLGLSRDLRDMKAT; via the coding sequence ATGGGTTTTGACCACGAACGAGGGAAACGCGCACTGGGACTGGAGCGGAGTCCGACAAAAGGCTGGGTGGTATTGGGGCTCCTGGCAGCGCTTGTGGCGCTTACCGGTGGGGCGTCGAGATTCGATGCAATTCAAATCATCCCTCTGCGTACCTTAAGTGCGCTCTTTTTCATTCCAGCGCTATTCTATATCAGCGCGACAAAGGCGAGAGACGAGCGCACACTTCTCGTCCTGTTCGCCTGTTTTGCATCGCTAGTAGTGATACAGCTTCTGCCGTTGCCGCCTGAGTTATGGCACGAATTGCCAGGCCGCAGTGAAATCTTTCGTTTGGATGCCGCGCTGGGTCTCGAAGACGTCTGGCGTCCGCTGACGATGACCCCCACTCGAACCTGGAATGTGCTGGGCAGCCTCGTGGTTCCTGCGGCGGGGCTTCTGCTGTCGGTAGCGTACAGTGCCAGTACCCTGACGCTTTTGCGCCTTATCGCGGCCTTGGGTGTCCTCAATGCCACCCTTAGCCTACTCCAAATCATAGCGGGTAGCGCGAGCCCCCTTTACCTTTACGCGCTCACCAACAGGGGTGGTGCAGTCGGGGTCTTTGCGAACGAGAATCATGCCGCTTTCTTTGCGGCTTGCTCCATGCTGGTCGTAGCGATCCTCGGTATAAGGGTGCGCCAACTGCCGGGGCGGACATGGGAGTCGCTGGCGTATCCCTTCGCTTTCTTTTTGATCGCCATTGCTTCACTAACCGGTGGTTCGAGAGCTGGTTTCGCAGCATCTCTGGGTGCGATTGTAATCTCGGCTCTCATGTTGATCTGGTCTCCGGGTGCCCGCCGAGGCCATTCGGCGGCACGTTCAGATACCAGCTGGCTCGATCAACACCCCCGCCTCATCTTGGCCTTTCCGGTCATATTTATTGGGGTCGTCGCTGGAGCATTCATAGCGCTCGACCGTACCCCTGCCTTTCGCGATATTCTTGCAAGCGACAGCTTTGCCGACCTCAGGTGGAGCATATGGCCGGTAATGGCTGAAATGCTAGGAGCGCATTGGGTATTGGGAACCGGGTTCGGATCATTCGAGCAGGTCTATCAGATCCATGAGCCCGCAAAATTGCTTATGCCTCAGTATGTCAATCAAGCGCACAATGATTGGGCGCAATTGATCATCGAAGGGGGGCTGTTTGCCGCCCTTATCCTAACTACGTTGCTCGTCTGGATGGCCAAGGCTGTCATCGCCTTGTCCGCGCGCCGGCAGACACGCGTTCTAGCAATCTTCTGGATAAGCATTTTTGCCATCCTTGGGCTTTCGTCTATAATTGACTATCCTTTGCGCACTCCCCTGTTTCAGCTTGTCTCAATTTGGCTTCTTCTTGGGCTTTCTCGCGATCTGCGTGATATGAAAGCCACATAG
- a CDS encoding class I mannose-6-phosphate isomerase, translating to MIRKLPSTFVDKIWGVDRLPAPFPHPSQNRIGEVWFAPPDELDELLVKYIFTSERLSVQAHPDDRQAQGMGLGSKGKSECWVILDAEPGATIAVGFRDEITPEEMRASALAGTIVDKLVWHEIRAGDVFYIPAGTVHAIGGGVSLIEIQQNSDITFRLFDYGRPRDLHLDQAVEVATTGPYPEQLRTRMGNDAGLLVDGPHFRLHYWRAQGSVPLPKLGQAPSLLIPFSGEVSFEGETLGAGDCALASAIHDKSVSGDGLLLIAQARY from the coding sequence GTGATCCGCAAGCTGCCCAGCACGTTCGTCGACAAAATCTGGGGCGTCGACCGACTGCCCGCCCCCTTCCCCCATCCGTCACAGAACCGGATCGGCGAAGTGTGGTTCGCCCCCCCGGATGAACTCGACGAGTTGCTGGTCAAGTATATATTCACCAGCGAAAGACTGTCGGTTCAGGCTCATCCCGATGATCGCCAGGCGCAGGGCATGGGGTTGGGAAGCAAGGGTAAAAGCGAATGCTGGGTTATCCTGGATGCCGAACCCGGCGCGACCATAGCCGTTGGATTTCGCGATGAAATAACCCCGGAAGAAATGCGCGCTTCAGCTCTCGCTGGAACCATCGTGGATAAGCTCGTCTGGCACGAAATCCGGGCGGGTGACGTCTTCTATATACCCGCAGGCACGGTGCATGCGATAGGTGGCGGCGTCAGCCTGATCGAGATACAGCAGAATTCCGATATCACGTTCCGCCTGTTCGATTACGGCCGTCCGCGCGACCTGCATCTCGACCAAGCGGTCGAGGTCGCCACGACGGGCCCCTATCCCGAACAGTTGCGGACGAGGATGGGGAACGATGCCGGACTCCTCGTGGATGGCCCGCATTTCCGCCTGCACTATTGGCGCGCGCAGGGTTCTGTGCCCCTCCCCAAGCTCGGCCAGGCTCCCTCGCTGCTCATTCCCTTTTCCGGAGAAGTCTCGTTTGAGGGCGAAACGCTCGGCGCCGGAGACTGCGCATTGGCCTCGGCAATCCACGACAAGTCAGTTTCGGGTGATGGCCTCTTGTTGATCGCCCAAGCTCGCTACTAA
- the cpdR gene encoding cell cycle two-component system response regulator CpdR, with protein sequence MTETPTQRILLAEDDDAMRVYLERALVNAGYSVDSVDRGTDAIPLLEGAQYDLLLSDIVMPEMDGIELAQRCNEVSPHTKVMFITGFAAVTLKASREQPHAKVLSKPFHLRDLVLEVERVLDERVSASLQ encoded by the coding sequence ATGACGGAAACACCGACTCAGCGAATCTTGCTAGCCGAGGATGACGACGCAATGCGCGTCTATCTCGAGCGTGCGCTCGTCAATGCCGGATATTCGGTCGATTCGGTCGATCGTGGAACCGACGCGATACCCTTGCTCGAAGGCGCGCAATACGATCTGCTGCTTTCGGATATCGTAATGCCTGAAATGGATGGCATCGAGCTCGCTCAGCGATGCAACGAGGTAAGTCCGCACACGAAAGTTATGTTCATTACCGGGTTCGCAGCCGTGACACTGAAAGCCAGCCGCGAGCAACCGCATGCCAAGGTGCTGTCGAAACCCTTCCATCTGCGCGACCTCGTGCTGGAAGTAGAACGCGTGCTCGACGAACGGGTGAGCGCGAGTTTGCAATAA
- a CDS encoding N-formylglutamate amidohydrolase, which yields MTDFEHFEHVSGGAIPGRQGPSYRLWRQGKPSIPILVAAPHGGRSYPNDVLACLRDPEQTRLRLEDRYIDAVARPVAQATSSSLLLAEAPRAMIDLNRSVDDVDWGMVRGAKPGRVRHSLANRRSRSGLGLVPRRIPGMGEIRQRPLAKAELDAWIEAIYVPYHAALAAELERLRDNWGVALLVDLHSMPPLKKAHGEGRPAEFVIGDRFGASCDPGLVDLAIRYLGNQGRRVAHNRPYSGGYVLDRYGQTARGIHALQIEVCRSTYLDARLDQPSARLGAIAKLLTGLVDTLGAEVTSMGRLSHMAQAAE from the coding sequence ATGACCGATTTCGAACATTTCGAACATGTGTCGGGCGGTGCGATTCCCGGGCGGCAAGGGCCATCCTACCGGCTTTGGCGGCAAGGGAAGCCGTCCATCCCCATATTGGTTGCAGCGCCCCATGGTGGACGCTCCTATCCGAACGACGTGTTGGCTTGTTTGCGCGATCCCGAGCAAACTCGTCTGCGACTGGAAGACCGCTATATCGATGCAGTGGCGCGACCAGTCGCGCAGGCGACATCTTCCAGCCTGCTTCTGGCCGAAGCTCCACGAGCGATGATCGATCTCAACCGATCGGTCGACGATGTCGACTGGGGCATGGTCCGTGGTGCAAAGCCTGGCCGAGTGCGGCACTCGCTGGCCAATCGCCGGTCGCGTAGCGGCCTCGGTCTGGTTCCGCGGCGTATTCCCGGAATGGGTGAAATCAGGCAGCGTCCCCTGGCCAAGGCGGAACTGGATGCCTGGATCGAGGCAATCTACGTTCCCTATCATGCCGCGCTGGCCGCGGAACTGGAGCGGCTCCGCGACAACTGGGGCGTGGCGCTGCTGGTCGATCTTCACTCCATGCCTCCCCTCAAGAAGGCCCACGGTGAGGGCCGACCGGCAGAGTTCGTGATCGGAGACCGATTTGGCGCATCCTGCGATCCCGGGCTCGTCGATCTCGCGATCCGTTACCTCGGCAATCAGGGAAGGAGAGTGGCTCACAATCGTCCCTATTCCGGCGGGTACGTGCTCGACCGCTATGGACAGACGGCTCGGGGTATCCATGCGCTGCAGATCGAAGTCTGTCGCAGCACCTATCTCGATGCCCGGCTCGACCAGCCGAGTGCGCGATTAGGGGCGATAGCGAAGCTGCTTACGGGCCTGGTGGACACCTTGGGGGCCGAGGTCACTTCCATGGGACGCCTGAGCCACATGGCCCAAGCGGCGGAGTAA